One Setaria viridis chromosome 3, Setaria_viridis_v4.0, whole genome shotgun sequence DNA window includes the following coding sequences:
- the LOC117847905 gene encoding uncharacterized protein: MASPASASARPLSLPLTAPLPRYSSRILRAPSSRLLPGRRVALAPARPGAALLSSLSDAREQEEEVEDEEEFYGEEDEQREYDGEEEEQEYDEELVEVGYVSGAHGVRGDVLVTPRTDFPELRFATPGTRWLRARAAGKQQVREFELVRGRAHTGKKCWIVSFDGIHNLDEARQIVGSAILVKAGDRPEIEDDEFFSLDLVGMRVIVKDTGKLVGTVGQVFNFGGGDLLQVMLGSAEGTAVDPDSENQDSTSSRDHVWIPFAEDIVPDVDMESREMWITPPKGLLELNSRSDKRSKKERRVMEWKDRKRLQRRVIAGKKVLSEMDQGHVLEGLVSGDKVQKASLAEQIGCIDFQLFRHAVHCVSKQIESSSKKLLANSSLSRKKVIKIPYKGLINLGEKAEHSFSRELKHGLEILLKSKAAIVLVRNGSDSDAEFLSLLSSLCELMKVIGNHVPPPFIIVSPPGHVESVRTCLIENDYFNLDTKKVWVLEELELPIVSMSSEASRKKVLMKSPWEIIKKTAGSGGIFSLLSSNKILDSLNQMGVQYTQICSSSSRPVIGHPLLFGAVASSGADVGVKLSTSGETEDDFDLIISIDLLNKMCRDVTQLRFSARPDQNAHVEHVDGQWVAVQPEATNSHRLHADVTSILNSCAPDKVCVMEIIEQ; the protein is encoded by the exons ATGGCGtctcccgcctccgcctcggcgcgGCCTCTATCCCTCCCCCTAACCGCCCCGCTCCCCCGTTATTCCTCGCGCATCCTCCGCGCACCCTcctcccgcctcctcccggGCCGCCGCGTCGCGCTCGCGCCGGCCCGGCCTGGCGCCGCGCTCCTCTCCAGCCTCAGCGACGCgcgggagcaggaggaggaggtggaagacGAAGAGGAATTCTATGGGGAGGAGGATGAGCAAAGGGAatacgacggcgaggaggaggaacagGAATACGACGAGGAGCTGGTGGAGGTGGGCTACGTGTCCGGCGCGCACGGGGTGCGCGGGGACGTCCTCGTCACGCCACGCACCGACTTCCCCGAGCTCCGTTTCGCCACG CCGGGGACGAGATGGCTGAGGGCTCGGGCTGCTGGGAAGCAACAGGTCAGGGAATTCGAGCTTGTTcgaggaagggcccacacgggGAAGAAGTGTTGGATCGTCAGCTTCGATGGTATCCATAACCTGGATGAG GCTAGGCAAATAGTCGGTTCAGCTATACTCGTGAAAGCTGGAGATAGGCCAGAAATTGAGGACGATGAGTTCTTCTCACTTGACCTTGTTGGAATGAGAGTTATTGTCAAG GATACAGGCAAGCTTGTAGGAACAGTTGGCCAGGTTTTCAATTTTGGAGGCGGAGATCTTCTACAGGTGATGCTTGGCTCTGCTGAGGGTACTGCTGTGGATCCAGATTCAGAAAATCAAGATTCAACTTCATCACGTGATCATGTGTGGATTCCATTTGCTGAAGATATTGTAcctgatgttgatatggagagCAGAGAAATGTGGATTACACCTCCAAAGGGGTTACTTGAGCTCAATTCACGATCTGACAAGAGATCAAAGAAAGAAAGGCGTGTGATG GAGTGGAAGGACAGGAAGAGGCTTCAACGACGTGTAATTGCTGGAAAGAAGGTGCTCTCCGAAATGGATCAGGGCCATGTTCTGGAAGGTTTGGTATCAGGGGACAAGGTCCAAAAGGCATCACTTGCAGAGCAGATTGGTTGCATTGACTTTCAATTGTTCCGACATGCAGTGCATTGTGTTAGCAAACAAATTGAGAG CTCTTCAAAAAAATTGCTGGCTAACTCTTCATTGTCAAGGAAAAAGGTAATCAAAATACCATACAAGGGTCTCATCAACCTTGGAGAGAAAGCTGAACATTCATTCAGTAGAGAACTCAAACATGGTCTTGAGATTCTCCTGAAGTCAAAAGCAGCTATTGTACTTGTTAGAAATGGCTCAGACTCTGATGCTGAGTTTCTGAGTTTGCTCAGTTCTCTTTGTGAGTTAATGAAG GTTATTGGAAATCATGTACCACCCCCTTTCATTATTGTTTCACCACCTGGTCATGTGGAGTCAGTTAGGACCTGCCTAATAGAGAATGACTATTTTAATCTGGATACAAAGAAG GTGTGGGTTCTAGAAGAGCTGGAGCTTCCAATTGTCAGTATGTCCTCCGAGGCCAGCAGAAAAAAGGTTCTGATGAAGTCTCCCTGGGAGATAATTAAAAAGACAGCAGGATCTGGGGGTATTTTTAGCTTACTGTCATCAAACAAAATTTTGGATTCCCTCAATCAAATGGGCGTACAGTATACACAG ATATGCAGCTCATCCAGTAGGCCAGTCATCGGGCATCCTCTGCTCTTTGGCGCTGTCGCTTCCAGCGGTGCTGATGTTGGCGTCAAGCTCTCCACGAGCGGTGAAACCGAAGACGATTTCGACTTGATCATTTCCATCGATCTGCTGAACAAGATGTGCCGAGATGTCACTCAGCTCAGGTTCTCTGCCCGCCCTGATCAAAACGCGCACGTCGAGCATGTCGACGGCCAGTGGGTCGCCGTCCAGCCGGAGGCGACGAATTCCCATCGCCTGCACGCCGACGTTACGAGTATATTGAACTCTTGCGCTCCTGATAAGGTGTGTGTTATGGAGATCATTGAGCAATAA
- the LOC117847906 gene encoding mitogen-activated protein kinase 7 isoform X2: MPEANAGAPAHAEQRKKNSPEMDFFSEYGDANRYKIQEIIGKGSYGVVCSAIDQHTGEKVAIKKIQNIFEHLSDAARILREIKLLRLLRHPDIVEIKHVMLPPSRRDFRDIYVVFELMDTDLHQVIKANDDLTKEHHQFFLYQMLRALKYIHTANVYHRDLKPKNILANANCKLKICDFGLARVAFNDSPTTVFWTDYVATRWYRAPELCGSFFTKYSPAIDMWSIGCIFAEILTGKPLFPGKNVVHQLDLMTDLLGTPSADTVSQIRNEKARRYLSSMRKKQPIPFSEKFPNADPSALKLLQRLLAFDPKDRPTAEEALADPYFKGIAKVEREPSCQPISKMEFEFERRKFTKEDVKELIFQEILEYHPQLLKDYKNGSEKTSFLYPSAVDNFRRQFASLEESGGRNATTDRKHVSLPRTTTVHSTPIPAKEGPVATSQVPQRIPTARPGRVVGPVLPFENASVADQHITRRVARNPVAPPATNNSSVYCYHLKSDSSDRQDYQRELEKDRMQYRPGQHVMEAKVAPEMARDIRPSQYYVSRGVPRADLTERAALQRSMMHSVAPFNGITAVAGGYSKAGVLHYGVTSLY, encoded by the exons ATGCCGGAGGCAAATGCGGGTGCGCCGGCGCATGCggagcagaggaagaag AATTCGCCAGAGATGGATTTCTTCAGTGAATACGGCGATGCCAACAGATACAAAATTCAGGAAATCATTGGCAAAGGAAGCTACGGGGTTGTTTGTTCAGCTATTGACCAACATACTGGTGAGAAGGTAGCAATCAAGAAAATACAGAATATCTTTGAGCATCTGTCCGACGCCGCTAGGATCCTCCGTGAGATCAAGCTCCTCCGGCTTCTAAGGCACCCTGATATTGTTGAGATCAAACATGTAATGTTACCTCCATCGAGGAGGGACTTCAGAGATATTTATGTTGTTTTTGAACTGATGGATACCGATCTTCACCAAGTTATTAAGGCTAATGATGACTTAACAAAGGAACACCATCAGTTCTTTCTCTATCAGATGCTGCGTGCATTGAAATATATTCATACCG CTAATGTTTATCATCGTGATTTAAAGCCAAAAAATATATTAGCAAATGCTAACTGCAAACTCAAGATATGTGATTTTGGACTAGCAAGGGTTGCGTTTAATGACTCTCCTACCACAGTTTTCTGGACG GACTATGTTGCTACTAGATGGTACAGGGCTCCAGAGCTGTGTGGGTCTTTCTTTACTAAG TATTCACCGGCTATTGATATGTGGAGCATCGGTTGCATTTTTGCTGAGATTTTGACTGGAAAGCCTTTGTTCCCTGGTAAAAATGTGGTTCACCAATTGGATTTGATGACTGATCTCTTGGGTACACCATCAGCAGATACTGTTTCACAG ATTCGAAATGAGAAAGCAAGGAGGTATCTTAGCAGCATGAGGAAGAAACAGCCAATACCCTTTTCAGAGAAGTTCCCCAATGCAGATCCTTCGGCGCTCAAGCTCTTGCAAAGGCTTCTAGCATTTGATCCAAAGGATCGACCAACTGCTGAAGAG GCATTGGCTGATCCCTACTTTAAAGGCATTGCAAAAGTGGAGAGGGAACCATCATGCCAGCCAATTTCGAAAATGGAATTTGAGTTTGAACGGAGAAAGTTTACCAAAGAGGATGTCAAGGAACTTATATTCCAGGAGATACTGGAGTACCATCCTCAACTTCTGAAGGATTACAAGAACGGCTCTGAAAAAACAAGCTTTCTATATCCCAG TGCTGTTGACAATTTCCGGAGGCAGTTTGCTAGCTTAGAAGAAAGTGGAGGGAGGAATGCCACAACCGACAGGAAGCATGTTTCTCTCCCAAG GACTACAACCGTTCACTCCACTCCGATTCCCGCAAAGGAAGGTCCGGTTGCAACCTCCCAGGTTCCTCAAAGGATTCCAACAG CTAGACCAGGAAGGGTGGTTGGCCCAGTATTACCATTCGAGAATGCAAGTGTCGCCGATCAACACATTACGCGACGGGTGGCAAGGaatccagttgctcctccagcAACTAACAACTCATCAGTCTACTGCTACCACCTGAAGTCGGACAGCTCGGACAGGCAGGATTATCAGCGAGAGCTTGAGAAAGACCGGATGCAATATAGGCCAGGGCAGCATGTTATGGAAGCCAAAGTAGCACCTGAGATGGCCCGGGACATACGGCCGTCGCAGTACTACGTCTCGAGGGGTGTACCCAGAGCTGATCTAACAGAAAGGGCCGCTCTCCAAAGGAGCATGATGCACAGCGTTGCTCCCTTCAATGGCATCACGGCGGTCGCTGGTGGGTACAGCAAGGCCGGCGTTCTTCACTATGGAGTTACAAGTTTGTACTAG
- the LOC117847906 gene encoding mitogen-activated protein kinase 7 isoform X1 has product MDFFSEYGDANRYKIQEIIGKGSYGVVCSAIDQHTGEKVAIKKIQNIFEHLSDAARILREIKLLRLLRHPDIVEIKHVMLPPSRRDFRDIYVVFELMDTDLHQVIKANDDLTKEHHQFFLYQMLRALKYIHTANVYHRDLKPKNILANANCKLKICDFGLARVAFNDSPTTVFWTDYVATRWYRAPELCGSFFTKYSPAIDMWSIGCIFAEILTGKPLFPGKNVVHQLDLMTDLLGTPSADTVSQIRNEKARRYLSSMRKKQPIPFSEKFPNADPSALKLLQRLLAFDPKDRPTAEEALADPYFKGIAKVEREPSCQPISKMEFEFERRKFTKEDVKELIFQEILEYHPQLLKDYKNGSEKTSFLYPSAVDNFRRQFASLEESGGRNATTDRKHVSLPRTTTVHSTPIPAKEGPVATSQVPQRIPTARPGRVVGPVLPFENASVADQHITRRVARNPVAPPATNNSSVYCYHLKSDSSDRQDYQRELEKDRMQYRPGQHVMEAKVAPEMARDIRPSQYYVSRGVPRADLTERAALQRSMMHSVAPFNGITAVAGGYSKAGVLHYGVTSLY; this is encoded by the exons ATGGATTTCTTCAGTGAATACGGCGATGCCAACAGATACAAAATTCAGGAAATCATTGGCAAAGGAAGCTACGGGGTTGTTTGTTCAGCTATTGACCAACATACTGGTGAGAAGGTAGCAATCAAGAAAATACAGAATATCTTTGAGCATCTGTCCGACGCCGCTAGGATCCTCCGTGAGATCAAGCTCCTCCGGCTTCTAAGGCACCCTGATATTGTTGAGATCAAACATGTAATGTTACCTCCATCGAGGAGGGACTTCAGAGATATTTATGTTGTTTTTGAACTGATGGATACCGATCTTCACCAAGTTATTAAGGCTAATGATGACTTAACAAAGGAACACCATCAGTTCTTTCTCTATCAGATGCTGCGTGCATTGAAATATATTCATACCG CTAATGTTTATCATCGTGATTTAAAGCCAAAAAATATATTAGCAAATGCTAACTGCAAACTCAAGATATGTGATTTTGGACTAGCAAGGGTTGCGTTTAATGACTCTCCTACCACAGTTTTCTGGACG GACTATGTTGCTACTAGATGGTACAGGGCTCCAGAGCTGTGTGGGTCTTTCTTTACTAAG TATTCACCGGCTATTGATATGTGGAGCATCGGTTGCATTTTTGCTGAGATTTTGACTGGAAAGCCTTTGTTCCCTGGTAAAAATGTGGTTCACCAATTGGATTTGATGACTGATCTCTTGGGTACACCATCAGCAGATACTGTTTCACAG ATTCGAAATGAGAAAGCAAGGAGGTATCTTAGCAGCATGAGGAAGAAACAGCCAATACCCTTTTCAGAGAAGTTCCCCAATGCAGATCCTTCGGCGCTCAAGCTCTTGCAAAGGCTTCTAGCATTTGATCCAAAGGATCGACCAACTGCTGAAGAG GCATTGGCTGATCCCTACTTTAAAGGCATTGCAAAAGTGGAGAGGGAACCATCATGCCAGCCAATTTCGAAAATGGAATTTGAGTTTGAACGGAGAAAGTTTACCAAAGAGGATGTCAAGGAACTTATATTCCAGGAGATACTGGAGTACCATCCTCAACTTCTGAAGGATTACAAGAACGGCTCTGAAAAAACAAGCTTTCTATATCCCAG TGCTGTTGACAATTTCCGGAGGCAGTTTGCTAGCTTAGAAGAAAGTGGAGGGAGGAATGCCACAACCGACAGGAAGCATGTTTCTCTCCCAAG GACTACAACCGTTCACTCCACTCCGATTCCCGCAAAGGAAGGTCCGGTTGCAACCTCCCAGGTTCCTCAAAGGATTCCAACAG CTAGACCAGGAAGGGTGGTTGGCCCAGTATTACCATTCGAGAATGCAAGTGTCGCCGATCAACACATTACGCGACGGGTGGCAAGGaatccagttgctcctccagcAACTAACAACTCATCAGTCTACTGCTACCACCTGAAGTCGGACAGCTCGGACAGGCAGGATTATCAGCGAGAGCTTGAGAAAGACCGGATGCAATATAGGCCAGGGCAGCATGTTATGGAAGCCAAAGTAGCACCTGAGATGGCCCGGGACATACGGCCGTCGCAGTACTACGTCTCGAGGGGTGTACCCAGAGCTGATCTAACAGAAAGGGCCGCTCTCCAAAGGAGCATGATGCACAGCGTTGCTCCCTTCAATGGCATCACGGCGGTCGCTGGTGGGTACAGCAAGGCCGGCGTTCTTCACTATGGAGTTACAAGTTTGTACTAG